In Gammaproteobacteria bacterium, one DNA window encodes the following:
- a CDS encoding GatB/YqeY domain-containing protein: MSLKQRITDDMKMAMRTGNAKQRDTIRLLQAAIKQREVDERITLDDSAIVAVIEKMLKQRKDSITQYEAAQRLDLANSEKEEVSILSAYMPQALSDSEIEHLITEAISETKAAGMQDMGKVMSILKPKIAGRADMAKVSTLIKTRIAG; encoded by the coding sequence ATGAGCTTGAAACAAAGAATCACTGATGATATGAAAATGGCGATGCGCACCGGCAACGCCAAACAGCGGGATACCATCCGGTTGCTGCAAGCTGCTATCAAACAACGCGAGGTGGACGAGCGCATAACGCTTGATGATTCAGCCATCGTCGCGGTAATCGAAAAGATGCTCAAGCAACGAAAAGATTCGATTACTCAGTATGAAGCAGCGCAGCGATTGGATCTTGCCAATAGCGAGAAAGAAGAAGTTTCCATTTTAAGCGCCTACATGCCGCAAGCATTGAGTGATTCGGAAATCGAGCATTTGATAACGGAAGCAATTTCGGAAACCAAAGCTGCTGGCATGCAAGATATGGGCAAAGTGATGAGCATACTGAAGCCTAAGATTGCCGGACGCGCTGATATGGCGAAAGTGTCGACGCTTATCAAAACCAGAATAGCAGGCTGA
- a CDS encoding DNA primase, producing MIPQSFIHDLLNRIDIVDAIDRHVPLKKAGANFVACCPFHSEKTPSFTVSQSKQFYHCFGCGAHGNAISFLIEYSGLSFVEAVEDLAAYAGMQLPAPEQQAGTFSDQTTADSSSRDQKIAGSNNSDVSPQALLNALQAATRYYREQLKASDKAIAYLKKRGLSGQIAARFGIGYAPPGWQNLEAVFTDYKSEKTRKILMQAGLIISDDEAKQYDRFRDRIMFPILDQKGRIIGFGGRVLGQEEPKYLNSPETVLFEKGRELYNFFSARRAIRAANYVIVVEGYMDVIALAQRGIDNVVAALGTATTSFHIQKLLRQTDNIIFCFDGDKAGRKAAWRALENSLALLSDGKYLSFLFLPEGADPDSYINQFGKESFEQQLKHTLPLSEFLFKELCSEANLQTGEGRAKLINAAKPLLQQVTAPALSLILTRRLAELSGVDQEELSELLQIKRTSGTHKTEKDPRRQSITLYRRLIRILLYDPSHIAKLDRKLLVEWSEKNEEVAALKTLVVFLDTHPHLIENESAFSIAACLQDNQYRTLLENIESETLEWNNPVDLELEFLDTLKKLQQMQYQKRMAELHSKPLNLLTDEEKRELQRLALR from the coding sequence ATGATTCCGCAATCTTTTATTCACGATTTGCTCAATCGCATTGATATTGTGGATGCGATTGATCGTCACGTTCCTCTCAAAAAGGCCGGAGCCAATTTTGTCGCCTGTTGTCCCTTTCACAGCGAAAAAACCCCATCGTTCACAGTCAGCCAATCCAAACAGTTTTACCATTGTTTTGGTTGCGGCGCTCACGGCAATGCAATCAGCTTCTTGATCGAATATAGCGGGCTAAGTTTTGTCGAGGCAGTGGAAGACCTGGCGGCTTATGCCGGCATGCAGTTACCGGCTCCAGAGCAACAAGCCGGCACTTTTTCTGACCAAACTACTGCTGATAGCTCCTCACGTGATCAAAAAATTGCGGGTAGCAATAATTCTGACGTATCACCGCAAGCGCTATTAAACGCTTTACAGGCAGCTACCCGCTATTACCGCGAGCAATTGAAAGCTTCAGACAAGGCTATCGCTTATCTCAAAAAACGGGGTTTATCCGGCCAAATAGCAGCGCGCTTCGGTATTGGTTATGCCCCCCCCGGCTGGCAAAATCTCGAAGCCGTTTTTACTGATTATAAATCCGAGAAAACACGAAAAATACTGATGCAAGCAGGACTGATCATCAGTGACGACGAAGCCAAGCAGTATGATCGTTTCAGAGACCGGATCATGTTTCCGATCCTCGATCAAAAAGGCCGGATCATTGGTTTTGGCGGGCGCGTATTAGGACAAGAAGAACCCAAATATTTGAATTCTCCCGAAACGGTTTTGTTTGAAAAGGGGCGCGAACTATACAATTTTTTTTCCGCGCGCCGCGCCATCCGCGCAGCAAATTACGTCATTGTCGTTGAAGGTTATATGGATGTCATCGCGCTTGCGCAGCGCGGGATTGACAATGTCGTTGCAGCCTTGGGCACGGCGACAACAAGCTTTCATATCCAAAAGCTTTTGCGCCAGACGGATAACATCATTTTCTGTTTTGACGGCGACAAAGCCGGCAGAAAAGCAGCCTGGCGCGCACTTGAAAATAGCCTGGCGTTGCTATCCGATGGTAAGTACCTGAGCTTTCTTTTTTTACCCGAAGGCGCAGATCCGGATAGCTATATCAATCAATTCGGCAAAGAATCATTCGAACAGCAGCTTAAACATACGCTGCCGCTGTCGGAGTTTCTATTCAAGGAATTATGTTCGGAGGCGAACCTTCAAACCGGCGAAGGCCGCGCCAAATTGATAAACGCAGCAAAACCGCTGCTACAACAAGTCACGGCACCAGCGCTTTCATTAATTCTCACAAGGCGCTTGGCGGAATTAAGCGGGGTTGACCAAGAAGAATTAAGCGAACTATTGCAAATAAAGCGTACTTCAGGAACTCATAAAACAGAAAAAGATCCAAGAAGACAAAGCATTACACTCTATCGCCGGTTGATTCGGATTTTATTGTATGACCCGAGTCATATCGCTAAACTTGACCGCAAATTACTTGTCGAATGGAGCGAAAAAAATGAAGAAGTCGCTGCACTCAAAACGTTGGTAGTCTTTTTAGATACGCATCCACACTTAATTGAAAATGAATCGGCATTCTCAATAGCCGCTTGCTTGCAAGATAATCAGTATCGAACGCTATTGGAGAACATCGAAAGCGAGACATTGGAATGGAACAATCCGGTTGATCTAGAACTCGAGTTTCTGGATACGCTAAAAAAACTACAACAAATGCAGTACCAGAAACGCATGGCTGAGCTGCACAGCAAGCCTTTGAATCTGTTGACTGATGAAGAGAAACGAGAACTGCAGCGATTGGCCTTGCGATGA
- the rpoD gene encoding RNA polymerase sigma factor RpoD — protein sequence MPKKKAVESKDIDQKIIKESTAQIINSTDSEMVEKKESKKLTAKTEKNIKATSKKTNEKIAGTETADTVEITEVSAKSARSAAEISQAILSSSDAEFNEGKKARGRTAKKNKAAAGLDSIDEIESVSVIESGNPQPQDLEARRMRLKILIGLGKERGYLTYAEINDHLPDDMLDAEQIEGIISMINDMGISVHDEAPDAETLLMSDAATTVADEDVAEEAEAALSTVDSEFGRTTDPVRMYMREMGSVGLLTRESEIEIAKRIEGGLRHMIQAISACPPIIAKIVDLASEVEKDILRIDEVVDGLLDANAQEITNEEFSEESLEQELASGDLGDDDEDEEGDGSAIASADLLKLKADALERFAIIREIYCEMQNLLEKEGPYHQGYIEFQDKISAELMGIRFSAKMVEKLCDTQRELVNDVRNYERKIMDLCVSKAKMPRNHFIKTFPGNETNLDWVVQEIAAAKPYSPALEHYKPAILEEQQNLLELKNKVGIPIKDLKEINRKMSTGEAKARRAKREMTEANLRLVISIAKKYTNRGLQFLDLIQEGNIGLMKAVDKFEYRRGYKFSTYATWWIRQAITRSIADQARTIRIPVHMIETINKMNRISRQILQETGQEPEPAVLAQKMEMPEEKIRKILKISKEPISMETPIGDDEDSHLGDFIEDATTMAPADAAVYASLRGVTKDILDSLTPREAKVLRMRFGIEMNTDHTLEEVGKQFDVTRERIRQIEAKALRKLRHPARSERLRSFLDTGNN from the coding sequence ATGCCAAAGAAAAAAGCGGTCGAATCAAAAGATATAGATCAAAAAATTATTAAAGAATCAACAGCGCAGATAATAAATAGTACCGACAGTGAAATGGTAGAAAAAAAAGAATCTAAAAAATTAACAGCTAAAACTGAAAAAAATATTAAAGCAACCAGTAAAAAAACCAATGAGAAAATTGCTGGCACAGAAACAGCCGATACGGTTGAAATAACAGAAGTATCAGCTAAATCGGCACGCAGCGCAGCGGAAATCTCTCAAGCAATACTAAGCTCAAGTGATGCAGAGTTCAACGAAGGCAAAAAGGCGCGCGGCAGAACCGCCAAAAAAAATAAAGCTGCTGCCGGTCTGGACTCCATCGACGAAATAGAGTCCGTCTCTGTTATAGAAAGCGGCAATCCACAGCCGCAGGACCTCGAAGCACGGCGCATGCGCCTGAAAATACTGATCGGATTAGGCAAAGAACGCGGCTACCTGACTTACGCCGAAATCAATGACCATCTGCCGGATGACATGCTGGATGCGGAGCAAATCGAAGGCATCATCAGCATGATCAATGATATGGGCATTTCCGTGCACGACGAGGCACCGGATGCGGAAACATTGCTGATGTCCGATGCAGCGACAACCGTAGCTGACGAAGATGTGGCGGAAGAAGCTGAAGCGGCGCTTTCTACGGTAGATTCCGAATTTGGCCGGACCACGGATCCCGTCCGTATGTATATGCGCGAGATGGGCTCGGTTGGCCTGCTGACGCGCGAGAGTGAAATTGAAATCGCGAAGCGCATTGAAGGCGGTCTGCGCCATATGATTCAAGCTATTTCAGCCTGTCCTCCGATCATTGCAAAAATTGTCGATCTGGCATCGGAAGTTGAAAAAGACATTTTGCGCATTGATGAGGTTGTTGATGGATTGCTGGATGCCAATGCGCAAGAAATAACGAATGAAGAATTTTCTGAAGAATCCTTAGAGCAAGAGTTAGCTTCCGGTGACCTCGGCGATGACGACGAAGACGAAGAGGGCGACGGCTCAGCAATTGCCAGCGCGGATTTGTTAAAACTGAAAGCAGATGCTCTGGAGCGTTTTGCAATTATCCGTGAAATATATTGCGAGATGCAAAACTTGCTTGAGAAAGAAGGCCCCTATCATCAAGGATATATTGAATTTCAGGACAAAATTTCAGCCGAATTAATGGGCATTCGTTTCTCGGCAAAAATGGTGGAGAAACTCTGTGATACGCAACGGGAATTAGTGAACGATGTGCGTAACTATGAACGCAAGATCATGGATCTCTGTGTATCCAAGGCAAAAATGCCACGTAATCATTTCATTAAAACATTCCCCGGAAATGAAACCAATCTTGATTGGGTAGTGCAAGAAATTGCCGCTGCTAAACCATACAGCCCGGCACTTGAGCACTACAAGCCAGCCATTCTGGAAGAACAGCAGAATTTGCTGGAGCTCAAAAATAAAGTAGGTATTCCGATCAAAGATTTGAAAGAAATCAATCGCAAAATGTCGACGGGTGAAGCGAAAGCACGCCGAGCCAAGCGTGAGATGACCGAGGCCAATTTACGTTTGGTGATTTCCATTGCCAAGAAGTATACCAACCGTGGGCTGCAGTTTCTTGACTTGATTCAGGAAGGCAACATCGGCCTCATGAAAGCGGTTGATAAATTTGAATACCGGCGCGGTTACAAATTTTCTACCTATGCCACATGGTGGATACGTCAAGCCATAACCCGCTCAATTGCCGATCAAGCAAGAACTATCAGAATTCCGGTTCACATGATCGAAACGATCAATAAAATGAATCGTATTTCACGTCAGATCCTGCAAGAAACTGGGCAAGAACCGGAACCCGCAGTGCTGGCTCAAAAAATGGAAATGCCTGAAGAAAAAATTCGCAAAATTCTTAAAATCTCCAAAGAACCCATCTCGATGGAAACCCCGATTGGCGACGATGAGGATTCACATTTGGGCGACTTCATTGAAGACGCAACCACGATGGCGCCTGCCGATGCCGCAGTTTATGCCAGCTTGCGTGGTGTCACCAAGGACATATTAGATTCCTTAACACCACGCGAAGCCAAAGTGCTGCGTATGCGTTTCGGTATTGAGATGAATACCGATCACACTTTGGAGGAAGTCGGTAAGCAATTCGACGTCACCCGCGAACGCATCCGTCAAATTGAAGCCAAGGCATTACGCAAATTGCGTCATCCGGCTCGCTCCGAACGCTTACGCAGCTTTTTGGATACCGGGAATAATTAG
- a CDS encoding site-specific integrase, translated as MSLCKRGKTWWISFTTPSGERVRCSAATEDKTQAQEFHDKLKAESWRVARLGNKPKRTWDEAACKFLLETQHKATHERDKEKLRWLQQFLRKKLLNEIDRMLIDHIAHTKAKETSPSTANRHLALIRAILRKACYDWEWTDKVPKIRLFPEPKHRVRWLTPEQVKMLLKELPAHQQDMVIFALSTGLRQSNVINLEWSQIDLERKAAWVHPDQAKARKAIHVPLNSIALAVLFRQSGKHPSRVFTYKGRSISWANTSAWRNALKRAGIDNFRWHDLRHTWASWLAQQGAPMNVLQELGGWESEEMVRRYAHLSKPQLLQHAELVSNVFIGTNLTHPKKKEARETL; from the coding sequence ATGTCACTCTGTAAACGTGGTAAGACGTGGTGGATTAGTTTCACCACACCAAGCGGCGAGCGAGTTAGATGCTCTGCTGCAACTGAAGATAAAACCCAGGCGCAAGAATTCCACGATAAGTTGAAAGCGGAATCCTGGCGAGTTGCAAGACTGGGGAATAAGCCAAAGCGGACTTGGGATGAGGCGGCATGCAAGTTTTTGTTAGAAACACAGCACAAAGCGACGCATGAACGTGACAAGGAGAAATTACGATGGCTACAGCAGTTTTTACGTAAAAAGCTATTGAATGAGATTGATCGGATGCTGATAGATCATATTGCACATACCAAGGCCAAAGAAACTAGCCCATCAACTGCTAATCGGCATTTAGCGCTGATACGGGCAATTTTGCGCAAGGCATGCTATGACTGGGAGTGGACTGACAAGGTTCCGAAAATTAGATTATTTCCGGAACCTAAACACCGAGTACGTTGGTTAACTCCTGAGCAGGTGAAAATGCTTCTTAAGGAATTACCCGCTCATCAACAGGATATGGTGATTTTTGCTTTATCAACTGGATTAAGACAATCAAACGTAATTAACTTGGAATGGAGCCAAATTGATCTGGAACGCAAGGCTGCATGGGTTCATCCTGATCAGGCAAAAGCAAGAAAGGCAATCCATGTGCCGCTAAATTCAATAGCTTTGGCTGTTCTATTTCGGCAAAGTGGCAAGCATCCAAGCAGAGTATTTACTTATAAAGGTCGCTCAATTTCTTGGGCAAATACCAGCGCATGGAGAAATGCTTTGAAACGGGCCGGAATAGATAATTTCAGATGGCATGACCTGCGCCATACATGGGCAAGTTGGTTAGCCCAACAAGGTGCGCCCATGAATGTGTTACAGGAGCTTGGAGGCTGGGAATCGGAAGAGATGGTCAGGCGGTATGCTCACCTATCAAAACCCCAACTTTTACAGCATGCCGAACTGGTTTCAAATGTCTTTATTGGCACAAATTTGACACACCCTAAGAAAAAAGAGGCTAGAGAAACACTCTAA
- a CDS encoding conjugal transfer protein TraM → MNNNKLDALIERVASEHGIVLSQDDPVLMMHTLNEVLLEQNEKAHAELLSDYQAILEENFNRWCEYSTKKSNAIISASMSNAQLTRDQFLESCIQLIDEKIKSGVDQEIYDLARISRQAAIINLLASTLILVSVVIIFLILL, encoded by the coding sequence ATGAATAATAACAAATTAGATGCGCTCATTGAAAGAGTAGCGTCGGAACATGGGATTGTTCTATCACAAGATGATCCGGTACTCATGATGCACACGCTCAACGAAGTATTGCTGGAACAAAACGAAAAAGCCCATGCTGAGCTGCTAAGCGATTACCAGGCGATATTGGAAGAAAACTTTAATCGGTGGTGTGAATATTCGACCAAAAAATCCAATGCCATCATCAGCGCATCCATGAGTAACGCGCAATTAACACGAGACCAATTTCTGGAAAGCTGTATTCAGCTGATCGATGAAAAGATAAAAAGTGGAGTGGATCAGGAAATTTATGATCTAGCCAGAATTTCCAGACAAGCGGCCATCATCAATTTGCTGGCATCAACCTTAATCTTGGTTTCAGTTGTAATCATATTTTTGATTTTGTTATAG
- a CDS encoding conjugal transfer protein TraL, which yields MAKIHMILQGKGGVGKSFISSTLAQHKFAKGGNPLCIDTDPVNATFYGFKKLNVKQINVMNNDEIDPRKFDDLIELIAKAENDVIIDNGASTFVSMSHYLISNQIPALLLDMGHELVVHTVITGSQALLDTLNGFVHLIKQFPKEALFVVWLNPYWGEITMNGKQFEEMKAYVDNKARVSAIIRIPYYKPETFGKDLSEILQSKFTFDEALKNSTLPVMVRQRLTIIRRQLFTSIENVAAVLT from the coding sequence ATGGCTAAAATACATATGATTTTGCAAGGGAAGGGCGGAGTAGGGAAGTCGTTCATATCATCCACGCTAGCACAACATAAGTTTGCCAAAGGGGGCAATCCATTATGCATTGATACAGATCCAGTGAATGCCACTTTTTATGGATTTAAAAAACTCAATGTTAAGCAGATTAATGTGATGAACAATGATGAGATTGATCCGAGAAAGTTTGATGACTTAATTGAATTGATCGCCAAAGCTGAAAATGACGTCATTATTGATAATGGTGCCAGCACCTTTGTATCGATGTCACATTACCTCATCAGCAATCAGATACCCGCCTTACTTCTGGATATGGGGCATGAATTGGTTGTGCATACTGTCATCACCGGTAGTCAGGCTTTACTGGATACACTCAATGGCTTTGTGCATTTGATTAAACAGTTTCCGAAAGAAGCGCTGTTTGTTGTCTGGTTAAATCCCTATTGGGGAGAAATCACCATGAATGGCAAGCAGTTTGAAGAAATGAAAGCTTATGTGGATAACAAAGCGCGAGTATCCGCCATCATCCGAATCCCGTACTACAAGCCTGAGACTTTCGGCAAAGATTTAAGTGAGATTCTGCAATCAAAATTCACGTTTGATGAAGCATTAAAGAATAGCACTTTACCGGTGATGGTACGCCAACGATTAACGATTATCCGCAGGCAGCTCTTCACCAGCATTGAAAATGTAGCTGCGGTTTTAACATGA